Part of the Augochlora pura isolate Apur16 chromosome 10, APUR_v2.2.1, whole genome shotgun sequence genome, GAGCCAAGGGTGGAAAGAGATCGAAAGGGGAAGAAAGAGTAGGCGAGGCGCAACAAGAACGCACCTATACCGGAGTAATTTGATGTCGTGTCCTAATTGGCGTTTATAGTACACAGGGGTGCCATGCCTCAGCTCTTGTTATATTTCCCCTATAATGAGCCACGGGAAATCGGAGAATCATTAGGCTTTGAATTTTCTTGCCTTTTCAAACGCCCCATTTTACATCTTATTCGGTCAGACTTGCTGCTTctttaattactaaaattactaaaaaatgtaTGCGTTAGCACAATCATAAAAGGGTTATCATTtcatagatttaatatttagtcgACAACTTCAGTACCTTCTACCACTTTTTCAACACAACCCTATTTGGATCTTTACACTCtttgtaagaattttttaatatgtgtCCTCGTATTTTCAAGaatcaaagaaaatgtttctcgAAATAGAAGATGAAACACGCGATTTCATTACGATCTACAAAAAGGATTTCCTCGGAAAGGAAACTGAGAAACGAAAAGAGTACAGACCGAAAACCGCATATGAATTACctttaaatcttttaaatggACCGTATCAAAAATGTCTGAACACTCATCGAAAGAATTTATCGTTGCCGTTGGAGAAACAAACTGAAAATCctgaagaatatttaaagcgagtaaataaattattatacgaatATTAGTTGAAGTAGAcgttttactgtattattatatatgtttctACATAACTTttagaagaataattaatgtcTAGATCCGAGAAAAGCATCAACGTTTGAAGAACGTTTTTCCGGAATCGGTGCCAGATGAGGAGCTAATTGAACAAAACGAAAAAGAGTCGAAGCAAACCGTGTATGGCTTTGATTACTCTAAGGGTTCGACATACTTCACTCAAACATTTGTGATTTTACAGAATAATTGTGAACAGGCTcagtaattgtttattaacgtAGATGAATATTCACCCCGAGTCAACATATATGGaagatggaaaaatattcCCTTACCGGAAGATTGGGTAATATCAGAGACGATTCAAAGAAAATCCTACAGGAACCCATGGAAAATTGCTTCTGAACTTTTGCTACGTGTCAACAGATATGGAAAACCTCCTGACAATTTAGTTCCGAGtcaaaaggagagagaaattCTTCGCATAcggtataaaattattaatttactctATACCAGAATTAATGTTCTAAGTGCTATCTTCCTTTAGAACTGGAGATACAGAGTATGACGTTACAATTACCGCTACTggaactaaaataattaaaaacaaacaatTTGGAGAACCACTTCCGATTGAaccaaaaatatatgttaaagGACCGGACAGTCCGCCTTCTGAATGTTCTCAGATATTAGCGGAAAAGAAACTTGCAATTCCGTCTAATGTGATTTAAATTGGTAATTAATATGctatagaaaaaattatgttcTACATAATGTTCTTACAATTATAGGGGGAGGAATCATAAGTAAATTACcacaggaaagttattataaaacacaACCCGTGTTGCTTTTGTTGTACATATTGAATaact contains:
- the LOC144476593 gene encoding uncharacterized protein LOC144476593; the protein is MFLEIEDETRDFITIYKKDFLGKETEKRKEYRPKTAYELPLNLLNGPYQKCLNTHRKNLSLPLEKQTENPEEYLKRIREKHQRLKNVFPESVPDEELIEQNEKESKQTVYGFDYSKDEYSPRVNIYGRWKNIPLPEDWVISETIQRKSYRNPWKIASELLLRVNRYGKPPDNLVPSQKEREILRIRTGDTEYDVTITATGTKIIKNKQFGEPLPIEPKIYVKGPDSPPSECSQILAEKKLAIPSNVI